The genomic stretch CACGTAAAGTGATCCGATCCGAGATACAAATATCACCGCCTATCTCATGGATCTGATTCTTATAATAAAATTTCTTTCTCTGTTCTATTAGAGATTCTACCTTAACCGAACCTGAATGCTCCTTTATCTGACTTAAGGGATTGCTGAGATAACTGATCAGAAAATAGTCCTGTTCCTGCATTTCTTTCGCCTTAGTGACTTCACCTAGGGCGGCGGTTAACTGATTGGACTTCCGAGAGATCGTCGTTATTAGATAGTAGACAGTCATAGAAACGATCCCGCCGATCGCGACTATGTTGAGCGCATAAAAGATATCTATTAATTGCTCTGGCAATCGATGGCCGGAAGGATTTCCAATCAACTTAGGCGAAAAAACGGATCCGACAACCACGAGCATGAAAGCGGTTCCCCAATAAAACGCGCTGCGTGCCCCCTGATAAATGAATGTAGCAATCACAACCGGAAACATCCAAAGTATGACTCCACTCGCATTTTGATAGCCGCCTAACGCACCCTGCAAGATCGGAGGCAGGATAAAATACAATCCGAAGCAGGTAATCATAAATAAATGAAAACCTGCCGGCCCCCTCCACCAATAGTATAGAAGAGTAAGAAGTCCACAAGCAGAGTAGATAAGCGGGATAATTGCCGCAAGATATAGATCGTATAACCAGTACGTGAAGGACCAGATCGGGACTAACAAAATCGTTACCCCGAACAATATGACTAGGGCGCGGCGTTTTAATTCTTGCGATGTATCTATCACAGATGAACGATCACTCGCAAAAAGGTAGCAGGAATATAAATGCCTTTATTGTAATTTAGATTTTGCTGATTCGCAAGCTCTACAAACCTCGTGCGAAGTTCGTCTACTCTATCATTTTTCTCAGCAGCTTCGAAAGCGTTCATCGTTGGTCCGTAAAATTTTCTTAGCAACTCGATCAAATCCTCAGGACTTTTATTTTGTGAAATAAAACTATATGTATCTTTAAGCATGGAGATTTTGCCTTCTTTCACTCCAGCCTTCGCAAAATAATCTATAACATTAGCTTTCATTCCCCAAGTCATCGGGCTAATGAAGCCTTCCGGAGGAGGTGGCGAGAAGGACGCGCTTATCCTGAACAACTGAGATACAAACGAGGTCGGATCATTTGGGATCCAGTTTCCCATCACGATACGACCGCCAGGTTTAGTAACACGGACCATCTCGCTTGCAACATCGTATGGTTTAGGAGCAAACATTGCACCAAACACTGAAAGAGTTAGATCAAAAGAATGGTCTCTGACTTCTTGTAAATTGCATGCATCTCCTTCTTGAAATTTCAAATTAGTAAGACCTTCTTCGGTAGCTCTCTGATTCCCCGCCTCTACTAAATTTTTTGCGATATCAATCCCGGTTACTTCCGCTCCTGTTCGAGCAATTGGAATTGCAGTAGTCCCATCTCCGGACCCTAGATCCAAAACCTGAAAGTAAGATGGGATCTTTAGGTCAGCAACAAGCACCTCTCCTGATTGACGCATTAAGGCAGCGATCTCTGTAAAGTCGCCCTTCTCCCATAAAGCTCTATTTGGATTTTCTGATTTAGAGTCTAAGATTTGTTTTATCATGTAACTATAGATCCTATTATAGAGTAGTATATTCTTTCCAGCCTTCCACCCAACTCATAGGGTCGAATAAATTCTCAGTGACAGGATGATTATATTTGCAGATGATGAAAGCTCCTTGTATAATTCTGCAACCTTGTGTAAAAACTTTACAGGCTCTCGTTATGACAACTAATGCACACACACTCAATCGCCAAGAGAGGATATTTATTTGGGGAAGTCGCTGCCTGTTCGCGGGATATCTTCCGGATTTAACCTTACGTCGAAGAGCGGCGGCAACAGTTTGTATAAGCTTGGATGGAGAATTTCAAGTTTCCTTAAATGATACCGATTGGATCAATTTTCGTACTGCATTAATTCCACCCATGATCGATCATTCCATCCGATTCTCGGGACAGTTCTGCGTATTGCTCTTCATGGATTTGAGCGGACCTAATTATGAATTCCTAAGAGCGTCTAATGTAGAAAAGGAAAATGAAGGAATTTTTATATACTTAAGGGAGGAAGAACAGCTCTTCAATAAAATCAATGAGATCCTAGCAACGGATCATGTTTCTGAAGAAGAATTACTAGAGTTGCTAAACCAGATCCCTCCTATCCCAGAGAACGAATCCAGAATGCTAGATCCTCGCATTCAAAAGATCGTAGATTTAATCACTGCGATGCCTCACGAAGATCATTCCGCAAAGGACCTGGCTGAATTTGCCGGTATGTCCATCTCTAATTTAGAGCATCAATTTAAGAAAGAGGTCGGTATTCCTTTTCATTCTTTTCGGACTTGGTTTAGACTTAAATTAACAGTTTACTCTCTTCTGCACGGAATGAGCCATACAGATTCCGCACATAGAGCCGGATTTTTTGACTCCGCACATTTCACACGTACCTTTCGTGCAACATTCGGGCTGCCTCCTTCCGAAATATTCAGAAGTACAAGACATCTGAAATCATTTATAGAAGTACCTGCAAGCTACGTGGAAGCTTAATCGTTTCTGAATATAAAGAAAATCGCAATCTCTTATTCGTAGCTCAGATAAGTCGTCATAGTACCCTTACCTTTCACGTCCACTAATCTGCGAATTTCAATTGGAGATCGATCACTCAATAGTTCGTAAGTAGATTCAGAAATTTGGATCCTACCAGATATACCATGAGATTCCAGTCGACTAGCGGTATTCACAGCATCGCCCCATAGATCATACGCAAATTTCTTCCGTCCGATCACTCCAGCAACGACAGGCCCGGAATGGATCCCGATGCGCATTCTTAAAGGTTTGCCAGATGGATCTTGCAAAGTTTTTACGAACTTTTGCATTTCAATTGCCATTTGCATTGCGCTTTCTGCGTGATCTTCATCCCAAATAGGGATTCCTGCAACCGCCATGTATGCATCTCCGATCGTCTTTATCTTCTCCATTCTATATTTTTCTGCGATCATATCGAACTGAGAAAATACATAGTTTAGAAAATGGACCAAAGTCTCCGGCGATACTTTTTGGGAAATGACAGTGAAGTTCTCTATATCCGCAAATAATATAGAAACCATTTGGTATCCGTCAGCAATCGTAGACGGATTTCGTTTCAATCTCTCTGCTATCG from Leptospira semungkisensis encodes the following:
- a CDS encoding adenylate/guanylate cyclase domain-containing protein, encoding MKTKEREKLHKDGLINFSIAFTAAGFLWSVLYFALGFPQSAIIPGGYALLSLLSLFFVFVSGKYLAFRFLQFLFILVLPVLLQASLGGFENSGAVIIWAILCPLGALSFAPIRHGLVWFGLFLIVLILSGLAELYLQLPVPEVPHNLQILFFVINIAGAGTLTFFSLYYFISKNKQEHDRAENLLLNILPEPIAERLKRNPSTIADGYQMVSILFADIENFTVISQKVSPETLVHFLNYVFSQFDMIAEKYRMEKIKTIGDAYMAVAGIPIWDEDHAESAMQMAIEMQKFVKTLQDPSGKPLRMRIGIHSGPVVAGVIGRKKFAYDLWGDAVNTASRLESHGISGRIQISESTYELLSDRSPIEIRRLVDVKGKGTMTTYLSYE
- a CDS encoding helix-turn-helix transcriptional regulator, which codes for MTTNAHTLNRQERIFIWGSRCLFAGYLPDLTLRRRAAATVCISLDGEFQVSLNDTDWINFRTALIPPMIDHSIRFSGQFCVLLFMDLSGPNYEFLRASNVEKENEGIFIYLREEEQLFNKINEILATDHVSEEELLELLNQIPPIPENESRMLDPRIQKIVDLITAMPHEDHSAKDLAEFAGMSISNLEHQFKKEVGIPFHSFRTWFRLKLTVYSLLHGMSHTDSAHRAGFFDSAHFTRTFRATFGLPPSEIFRSTRHLKSFIEVPASYVEA
- a CDS encoding class I SAM-dependent methyltransferase, with translation MIKQILDSKSENPNRALWEKGDFTEIAALMRQSGEVLVADLKIPSYFQVLDLGSGDGTTAIPIARTGAEVTGIDIAKNLVEAGNQRATEEGLTNLKFQEGDACNLQEVRDHSFDLTLSVFGAMFAPKPYDVASEMVRVTKPGGRIVMGNWIPNDPTSFVSQLFRISASFSPPPPEGFISPMTWGMKANVIDYFAKAGVKEGKISMLKDTYSFISQNKSPEDLIELLRKFYGPTMNAFEAAEKNDRVDELRTRFVELANQQNLNYNKGIYIPATFLRVIVHL